Below is a genomic region from Salvelinus fontinalis isolate EN_2023a chromosome 38, ASM2944872v1, whole genome shotgun sequence.
CGTTTCAAGAATATGAATGGTGGGGAGAGCACTTGGCTGACATTATGACATAATGCATCTGAATAAGTGACAGACAGAGTCACTGAAACCTCTCATTATAGCAAAGCACGGGGTTCATCAAAATGTTTTAACTATGTACTTTGTGTATGCatatgtttttttatgtgttgaTGATGTCAGGATTGTGTTTACATTAACAAGGAGCAATCAACAAGTGTCAGAAATACATGTTATTCATTTTGAAGTAACAGGAAATGTATGAAATTGCCCCAAATTGCAACCATTTCAAATGGGCCAAGACGTTACAAAGATAAACATGATAATTTCACTTGGGTTTTGTGCATACATATTGAATGATAGCTCCGGTAGTATCTTATGTAAAATACAACACATTTACATATACAGCCTTGCCACTCCCATATAGAAGTCATATTTTGAGTACTAACCATTAGGCATAACAACATCAACCCACAAACTCTTAACCTAAACAATTCATGTGAAGACACTAATGACAGTCCAGACTATGTTGTGCGTATTTTAAAGATGTCTACCATTGCACCTTAATGCTAAACTTTTCAATACAGCATAAACTAATCTTTATCAATGGTCTCTGAATGGGTTTAGTTGGTAGTTGGAATGGAAGTCTGCCTGAAGTGTAATTCAACCAGGGCTCCCAAAGTCAGTCCTCAAAGACCCATGCCAGGTTAGTGAGGTATTCTCACCAATCACTGAATGATGTTTAATTTATATTTTCTCTGACGTTTGAGAGATCTGACAGCTATTAAGGTTTCATTATGCAATGGCTTTAGTCCAGGAACTGAATGTAGAGGGTTTTGCAGAAGGCTCTGCTTCTATCCCATGAGGATGAGACCAGTAGGAAGGAAAACCTGTATGCATAAGGGCGCATGGGGAGCAGATTGTAGAAGGCCCTAACTGATGAACTCTGGCCATACTACCCAGTGCTGTTGAAGTCTCTACTAAGGCTGAAGCATAGACACGGTTGTtccagggagaggggagaggattcTGGGTAATGTAATTTGATGAAGAGTTAACTCCAGGCTAAGCTACTGATTGTTTAGTGCCTTTCTCTCATTGGTGCTTGAGCCACTtaaagtgtcccaaatggcaccctattccctatatagagtgttacttttcaccagagccccttgggccctggtcaaaagtagtgcgcttaatagggtgccatttgacatgAAGCTTCTGTGATGTATGCATtggaatgtacagtacatatgatgTACATTCACAGTGCTGTAGAAGCTGGCATGTTTATGCACTACATATGCCCTGTTGTTTTTGTGTGATCCATTTCCTTTTTCTATGCATTTTGATGTGACGGTAATATGAGCAATTTCTATGCAACTCCCCGGATGTGTGCTGTAATTCTGCTGTGTCTATTCTTACCAAATAAATGTACAAAGATGTACATATAAAATATTCAGACTGTGGTTTAGTGTCTAGCTTGTTGGTGGATGAGGAAGTTTAATGAAGAACATTATGCAAAATATTTGTGCACCCCGCAACAACAGTACTTTCTTTATTCGGACAGAAGACAGTCAGTATCTTTGCCTGTTTCAAGCTAAAAGCTGAAAAAGTCACCAAACGTTTGACTAAAAAGTTAAAGAGAATTAAAGAAAAAACATTACACATACTTTAAcaatcatttttttaaatcatttgtCACATAAAAAAGATTGAAAACAGACTCATATAAAATGTCAAAAAACATACCTGAGATCACAATCAACATTGCCTACAGTCATTAGCAACTTATAGAACTACATAGAACGTATCAAAATGCTCATTGTTTAATGATTATAGGAGTGCCACTTCCCTTTCAAGTATGTTTCTATTCATGGCAATTTATGAAAcactccaaaactgccataaaaaaaatgAATTTGATGCTTATTAATCAACATTCTATGGGGTACCTTGTTCACGGAGCTCAATAATGCTAATAAACCTAGCTGCTCAGTGAACTGTGTGCATACTAGTAACTTTACACTGCTGCCACACTGATGCTTACGGATTCACATCTCCCTGGTAGTGCCTTGCATCCTCTACGTCCACATCACACCCGCTGGTCCCTCCCCCGCACATCTCACACTCCAGCGCCGCTGTCCGATAGGCCTTCCACACCGTGGCGTCCTGCAGACACACTGTCccgccccctctcttctcctcagccTCGTTGCGGTTGATGTCGCCCACACACACCCAGCCAGCAGCTCCATCCAACCCACCCCCGGTGGTACTCACGGCCCACTTGGAGTGGTCATTGGAGGCCTTGAAGGTGATCCTCCCGCCTGGGGAGATAAGCTGGATGTCCAGGACCTTCCAGCCCAGGGAGCAGTCAGAGTGCAGGATGCCAGTGGAGTGGATCCAGAACTGGACTAGGAGGTCTGACTGGAGGGAGGGAGCCACCCAGGAGTGGTACAGATCTaaagggagacaggaggggaaaTGGGGATATTGTGGTTAAATGTTGGGACAATCACAATGACAAAACGGTAATGACATGAATAGTCATTCTTACCATGAAACAACATTTCAACAGTACAAAAAATGACAAATGAATAGTTTGAAAATTGTTCCTTACCATTATTGAATGATCTCCCCTTGGCAAAGCTGATGAACTCGGTTCCACCCAATGAGGTGAGAGGCACACTGCGATTGGATGCAGGTTGGGTGTGCGGTAATCTGCTATAGGCCATCTGCCCTTGGCTGTTGTTACAGACATCAGCCAGTGCGGGCACCAGAGAGGCCAAGGAAGCAGGGACACCACAGTCATACACATTGGGCTGGTTGATCTGCAACTGCTCTCCTGCAATTTAAAACATAATACATGTCAACTGAACACTTCAACTGAACACTTCAAACATTTCAATCAATGAATTGTGTCAAAAGTAAAGCAAATAATGATGAATTGACTgatcaatctgtctgtctgtccgtgtgaTTCAATAGCGTCGTCcgcgtttggccggggtaggccgtcattgtaaataagaatttgttgttaactgactttcctagttaaataaaggttaaataaaaaattctaAATAGGCACCAAGTTCCAAGACAAGTACTATCTTAATTAATGACACTCATCTtaagctgaacaaaaatatatacgcaacacataaagtgttggtcccatgtttcatgagctgaaataaaagaccccggaaatgttccatacgcacaaaaagctttttcaatttcaaattttgtgcacaaatttgtttacatccctgttagtgagcatttctcctttgccaagataatccatccacctgacaggtgtggcattttaagaatctgattaaacagcacagtcattacacaggtgcaccttgtgctggggacaataaaatgcctctcttttgtcacacaacacaatgccataaacgtctcaagttttgagggtgcgtgcaattggcatgctgactgcaggaatgtccaccaaagctgttgccagataactgaatgttcatttctctaccacaagCTGCATCCAACgtaatttttgagaattt
It encodes:
- the LOC129837208 gene encoding deoxyribonuclease-2-alpha-like isoform X3 translates to MDKGSEGWTDGNVLVNDSTGALGRTVGQLYEQGKNDDIAYILYNDQRPPEEGEKGFGFLSSRGGHTKGVVLLDKTQGYWLVHSTPHFPPVKEIGQYSYPGSGVQNGQNFICVTYPLERFQAIGEQLQINQPNVYDCGVPASLASLVPALADVCNNSQGQMAYSRLPHTQPASNRSVPLTSLGGTEFISFAKGRSFNNDLYHSWVAPSLQSDLLVQFWIHSTGILHSDCSLGWKVLDIQLISPGGRITFKASNDHSKWAVSTTGGGLDGAAGWVCVGDINRNEAEEKRGGGTVCLQDATVWKAYRTAALECEMCGGGTSGCDVDVEDARHYQGDVNP
- the LOC129837208 gene encoding deoxyribonuclease-2-alpha-like isoform X2, translating into MLSLVVLMILFQPEEGGSSPISCYNDQGEAVDWFYLYKFPHVDREFPNDGQSYLLMDKGSEGWTDGNVLVNDSTGALGRTVGQLYEQGKNDDIAYILYNDQRPPEEGEKGFGFLSSRGGHTKGVVLLDKTQGYWLVHSTPHFPPVKEIGQYSYPGSGVQNGQNFICVTYPLERFQAIGEQLQINQPNVYDCGVPASLASLVPALADVCNNSQGQMAYSRLPHTQPASNRSVPLTSLGGTEFISFAKGRSFNNDLYHSWVAPSLQSDLLVQFWIHSTGILHSDCSLGWKVLDIQLISPGGRITFKASNDHSKWAVSTTGGGLDGAAGWVCVGDINRNEAEEKRGGGTVCLQDATVWKAYRTAALECEMCGGGTSGCDVDVEDARHYQGDVNP
- the LOC129837208 gene encoding deoxyribonuclease-2-alpha-like isoform X1, yielding MCADLGLNQSLLITGEQRKRSRTGFEMLSLVVLMILFQPEEGGSSPISCYNDQGEAVDWFYLYKFPHVDREFPNDGQSYLLMDKGSEGWTDGNVLVNDSTGALGRTVGQLYEQGKNDDIAYILYNDQRPPEEGEKGFGFLSSRGGHTKGVVLLDKTQGYWLVHSTPHFPPVKEIGQYSYPGSGVQNGQNFICVTYPLERFQAIGEQLQINQPNVYDCGVPASLASLVPALADVCNNSQGQMAYSRLPHTQPASNRSVPLTSLGGTEFISFAKGRSFNNDLYHSWVAPSLQSDLLVQFWIHSTGILHSDCSLGWKVLDIQLISPGGRITFKASNDHSKWAVSTTGGGLDGAAGWVCVGDINRNEAEEKRGGGTVCLQDATVWKAYRTAALECEMCGGGTSGCDVDVEDARHYQGDVNP